In a genomic window of Deferribacterota bacterium:
- a CDS encoding TonB-dependent receptor has translation MLKYLVLIFSLPIVICSYELPEIKVFGDRLDQKLEESFANMEVITKDKIEDISPADTYDIINYINGSNLKSYDKKHTNIDLRGFGEKGALNNIILINGMKLNTVDMSGVDLSTIPVDAIERIEVYHGGNSVLFGDRAVGGVINIVTKKPIKGGFNIKSDFGSYDYQNYYTEGVYAGENISLMLNVNRSTTDGYRLNSDFDKTTIGGEASYFGQNIEYNISGSYSDSDYGLPGPLSSSEIEEFGRKHSLFPDDGGSDKDGYINNRVKLYSPIGDFVINGDYRKRDREYNISGLIYDDELTYYSIRPEYIFQFDGELFSNKIQIGYDFEHYDVAVEEMKYNTYSELERIYHGIYLFDTFNIDKLILQTGFRSQYKRDFFESEDTKKSKWINSYLFMIAYDINKNNNIYVKFDKSFRFPTTDELMEYGGRLNTDLEPQENYTLESGYKLKYKGYYLNLVAFYQKSNDEIFTNPDAIFYNEGFFNTNIDTERLGVTLNVGATFKNYLIDIKYNYIDGNIDEGPYKDAEIPLVSKHSLKGLFKYKSPFGFNLYYQIGYYSSYYAGNDYLNEAKKIDGYFVSDIKCEYNYKNISAYVKVNNLFDEKYYDYAYYTRGEGFHYYPSNARNWVAGASIKF, from the coding sequence ATGCTGAAATATTTAGTTTTAATATTTTCACTACCTATTGTTATATGTTCCTATGAATTACCTGAGATAAAAGTCTTTGGTGATAGACTAGATCAGAAATTAGAAGAATCCTTTGCTAATATGGAGGTTATTACTAAAGATAAGATAGAAGATATAAGCCCGGCAGATACCTATGATATTATAAACTATATTAATGGTTCTAATTTAAAATCCTACGATAAAAAACATACAAATATTGATTTAAGAGGTTTTGGAGAAAAGGGAGCTTTAAACAATATAATTCTCATTAATGGGATGAAATTAAATACTGTTGATATGTCTGGTGTGGATTTATCAACTATACCTGTAGATGCCATTGAAAGGATTGAGGTATACCATGGTGGTAATTCTGTGTTATTTGGTGATAGGGCAGTTGGTGGGGTTATTAATATAGTTACAAAAAAGCCTATAAAAGGTGGTTTTAATATTAAATCTGATTTTGGTTCCTATGACTATCAAAATTATTATACAGAAGGTGTTTACGCCGGTGAAAATATTTCACTTATGTTAAATGTAAACAGAAGTACGACAGATGGCTACAGACTTAATAGTGATTTTGATAAAACCACAATTGGTGGTGAGGCTAGCTATTTTGGCCAAAACATAGAGTATAATATTTCTGGTTCATATTCTGATTCTGACTATGGATTGCCTGGGCCTTTAAGTAGCAGTGAAATAGAGGAATTTGGCAGAAAACATTCACTATTCCCAGATGATGGTGGCAGTGACAAGGATGGCTATATTAATAATAGAGTGAAATTGTATTCACCAATTGGCGATTTTGTAATAAATGGCGATTACAGGAAAAGAGATAGGGAGTATAATATATCTGGTTTAATCTATGATGATGAATTGACCTACTATTCGATAAGACCTGAATATATATTCCAATTTGATGGTGAATTATTTTCAAATAAGATTCAAATTGGCTATGACTTTGAACACTATGATGTAGCTGTAGAAGAGATGAAATATAATACTTATAGTGAGTTAGAAAGGATATATCATGGTATATATTTATTTGATACCTTCAATATAGATAAGCTTATTTTACAAACTGGCTTTAGAAGTCAATATAAAAGAGATTTCTTTGAGTCAGAGGATACAAAAAAAAGTAAGTGGATTAACAGCTATTTATTTATGATAGCCTATGATATTAATAAAAATAATAATATATACGTGAAGTTTGATAAGAGCTTTAGATTTCCAACTACTGATGAATTGATGGAGTATGGTGGCAGACTAAATACTGATCTAGAGCCCCAAGAAAATTATACCCTCGAGAGTGGTTATAAATTAAAATATAAGGGTTATTATCTAAATTTAGTTGCCTTTTATCAAAAGTCTAATGATGAGATATTCACAAATCCCGATGCTATTTTCTATAATGAGGGTTTTTTTAATACAAATATTGATACTGAAAGGCTTGGTGTTACTCTTAATGTGGGGGCAACTTTTAAAAATTATTTGATAGACATTAAATATAACTATATAGATGGAAATATTGATGAGGGTCCATATAAAGATGCAGAAATTCCATTAGTTTCTAAGCATTCCCTGAAAGGACTCTTTAAATACAAAAGCCCTTTTGGATTTAATCTATACTATCAGATTGGTTATTATAGTTCATATTATGCAGGTAATGACTATTTAAATGAAGCTAAAAAAATAGATGGATATTTTGTAAGTGATATTAAATGTGAGTATAATTACAAAAATATTTCAGCCTATGTTAAGGTTAATAATTTATTTGATGAAAAATACTATGATTATGCATATTATACACGTGGGGAGGGTTTTCATTATTATCCATCTAATGCAAGAAATTGGGTAGCAGGTGCCTCCATTAAATTCTAA